From the Clarias gariepinus isolate MV-2021 ecotype Netherlands chromosome 3, CGAR_prim_01v2, whole genome shotgun sequence genome, one window contains:
- the LOC128518577 gene encoding uncharacterized protein LOC128518577 isoform X1 codes for MTHVFPAIIRYFVMIIGNTMDSHKTFLDNLKTHKLLKVSSPEDSDVIIAFVPIVSRAGTDISAAMEKIPEGKPVVLVVLHHTFDQYYIAPDSRLCVKREGVFVVDCLFYEDQGLLKCQRNDEAIRAVKEHLTGEKHPENGEQKPLVQRGTHQEEQPLQLADREHYFRKFVVVCLVCFVLIIIASIAVGIPVGVVKNTAAGTGAGFGVAAVVTIPVIIFLVKYHKAQKQLYLPQSSC; via the exons tTTTTCCAGCAATTATTAGATATTTCGTCATGATCATTGGGAACACCATGGATTCCCACAAAACCTTTCTGGATAATCTCAAAACTCATAaacttcttaaagtgtcttcaCCAGAAGACAGTGATGTCATTATTGCTTTTGTCCCGATTGTGTCTCGAGCTGGGACCGACATTTCAGCTGCAATGGAGAAGATTCCTG agGGGAAGCCTGTTGTTCTCGTGGTGCTCCATCACACTTTCGATCAGTATTACATCGCTCCAGACAGCAGACTCTGTGTAAAAAGGGAAGGAGTGTTTGTTGTAGACTGTCTCTTTTATGAAGATCAGGGGTTACTGAAATGCCAACGCAATGATGAAGCGATCAGAGCCGTGAAGGAGCACCTGACTGGAGAGAAACATCCTGAG AACGGCGAGCAGAAACCACTG GTACAGAGGGGAACTCATCAGGAAGAACAACCCCTACAACTG GCGGATCGTGAACATTACTTTAggaaatttgttgttgtgtgtctTGTCTGTTTTGTTCTGATTATTATTGCGAGTATTGCTGTGGGGATTCCAGTGGGTGTTGTTAAAAACACTGCTGCAGGTACTGGTGCAGGGTTCGGTGTGGCTGCTGTTGTGACCATTCCTGTGATCATTTTCTTGGTTAAATATCACAAAGCACAAAAACAATTGTACTTGCCACAATCCTCTTGTTAA
- the LOC128518577 gene encoding uncharacterized protein LOC128518577 isoform X3, with amino-acid sequence MTHAIIRYFVMIIGNTMDSHKTFLDNLKTHKLLKVSSPEDSDVIIAFVPIVSRAGTDISAAMEKIPEGKPVVLVVLHHTFDQYYIAPDSRLCVKREGVFVVDCLFYEDQGLLKCQRNDEAIRAVKEHLTGEKHPENGEQKPLVQRGTHQEEQPLQLADREHYFRKFVVVCLVCFVLIIIASIAVGIPVGVVKNTAAGTGAGFGVAAVVTIPVIIFLVKYHKAQKQLYLPQSSC; translated from the exons CAATTATTAGATATTTCGTCATGATCATTGGGAACACCATGGATTCCCACAAAACCTTTCTGGATAATCTCAAAACTCATAaacttcttaaagtgtcttcaCCAGAAGACAGTGATGTCATTATTGCTTTTGTCCCGATTGTGTCTCGAGCTGGGACCGACATTTCAGCTGCAATGGAGAAGATTCCTG agGGGAAGCCTGTTGTTCTCGTGGTGCTCCATCACACTTTCGATCAGTATTACATCGCTCCAGACAGCAGACTCTGTGTAAAAAGGGAAGGAGTGTTTGTTGTAGACTGTCTCTTTTATGAAGATCAGGGGTTACTGAAATGCCAACGCAATGATGAAGCGATCAGAGCCGTGAAGGAGCACCTGACTGGAGAGAAACATCCTGAG AACGGCGAGCAGAAACCACTG GTACAGAGGGGAACTCATCAGGAAGAACAACCCCTACAACTG GCGGATCGTGAACATTACTTTAggaaatttgttgttgtgtgtctTGTCTGTTTTGTTCTGATTATTATTGCGAGTATTGCTGTGGGGATTCCAGTGGGTGTTGTTAAAAACACTGCTGCAGGTACTGGTGCAGGGTTCGGTGTGGCTGCTGTTGTGACCATTCCTGTGATCATTTTCTTGGTTAAATATCACAAAGCACAAAAACAATTGTACTTGCCACAATCCTCTTGTTAA